In one window of Terriglobales bacterium DNA:
- a CDS encoding zinc dependent phospholipase C family protein, giving the protein MYRRSLAALLLCVLCLGVVCPPAAAYSVLSHEQVIDMAWNDSIAPLLRARFPHATPDEIKAAEAYAFGGCVIQDLGYYPFGSPFFSDLVHYVRSGDFVVALLKDAQTLNEYAFAVGALAHYVSDIHGHPTVNRAVALEYPKLRRRFGDVITYDQAKSAHLETEFGFDVLQVAKARYAPKQYHDFIGFEVAEELLERAFRETYGLELKDVMTHQGLAVATYRHAVSQTIPHLTQVALATRKPQMMHEFKDFDEKKFLYNLSRADYEKEWGTKYQKPGLGAKILAFFVRLVPKIGPFRAAKYRDPTAVTENMYFESMNTTLDHFRARLAELRKGVPITLADYDCDTGALARPGEYARTDRVYDKLLRTLNEQRFRTLDAPLRADLLSFFAQRTPKDKDTREALARLRQTPAAGAPAIAAEAVKE; this is encoded by the coding sequence ATGTATCGCCGGTCCCTGGCCGCCCTGCTGCTGTGCGTACTGTGCCTGGGGGTGGTGTGCCCGCCGGCGGCGGCCTACTCGGTGCTCAGCCACGAGCAGGTCATCGACATGGCATGGAACGACTCGATCGCGCCGCTGCTGCGCGCGCGCTTCCCGCACGCCACGCCCGACGAGATCAAGGCAGCCGAGGCCTACGCCTTCGGCGGATGCGTGATCCAGGACCTGGGGTACTACCCGTTCGGGTCCCCCTTCTTCAGCGACCTGGTGCACTACGTGCGCAGCGGCGACTTCGTGGTCGCGCTGCTGAAGGACGCGCAGACGCTGAATGAATACGCCTTCGCGGTAGGCGCGCTCGCGCACTACGTCTCCGACATCCACGGCCACCCGACGGTGAACCGCGCCGTCGCGCTCGAGTATCCCAAGCTGCGGCGGCGGTTCGGCGACGTCATCACGTACGACCAGGCGAAGTCGGCGCACCTGGAGACGGAGTTCGGCTTCGACGTGCTGCAAGTCGCGAAAGCGCGCTACGCGCCCAAGCAGTATCACGACTTCATCGGCTTCGAGGTCGCGGAGGAACTGCTGGAGCGCGCCTTCCGCGAGACCTACGGGCTCGAACTGAAAGACGTGATGACGCACCAGGGCCTGGCCGTCGCGACCTACCGGCACGCGGTGAGCCAGACCATCCCGCACCTCACGCAGGTGGCGCTGGCCACGCGCAAGCCGCAGATGATGCACGAGTTCAAGGACTTCGACGAGAAGAAGTTCCTCTACAACCTGTCGCGCGCCGACTACGAGAAGGAGTGGGGCACGAAGTACCAGAAGCCCGGGCTGGGCGCGAAGATCCTGGCGTTCTTCGTGCGGCTGGTGCCGAAGATCGGCCCGTTCCGCGCGGCAAAGTACCGCGACCCGACGGCCGTGACCGAGAACATGTACTTCGAAAGCATGAACACCACGCTCGATCACTTCCGCGCGCGGCTCGCGGAGCTGCGCAAGGGCGTGCCCATCACGCTCGCCGACTACGATTGCGATACCGGCGCGCTGGCGCGCCCGGGCGAGTACGCGCGCACCGACCGCGTCTACGACAAGCTGCTGCGCACGCTGAACGAGCAGCGCTTCCGCACGCTCGACGCGCCCCTGCGCGCCGACTTGCTGAGCTTCTTCGCGCAGCGCACGCCGAAGGACAAAGACACGCGTGAGGCGCTGGCGCGCCTGCGCCAGACGCCGGCCGCCGGAGCGCCCGCCATCGCGGCGGAAGCCGTCAAAGAGTGA